AGGAGCGCGGCTATGATGTAGCGGAAAAGGTGGCTCAGAATGAGGCCGTGGGCGAATTTACCAATATGGGCGTTGGACTTGGCACGATGGCAGGCGTTGGCGGCGCAGTCGGCGGTATGGTTGGCGGCATGATGAAGGAAAGCCTTGGCGCAGCCCAAAAGCCGGTGGCCGCACAGGGCTTTTGCGAAAGCTGCGGCGCCAAACTAGCAGAGGGAGCTGCGTTTTGTGAAGAATGCGGCGCGGCAGTGGCCCCTTTGGGCGTTTGTAAAAATTGCGGATATTCATTTGAGCGCGCAGGCAAATTCTGCCCGCAGTGCGGTACAAAGAGGGAGGGATAAAAAATGAAGAGAAATTTTAAATATTATGGGATGGCATGGGCAGTTTTAACCGTTCTTTTTCATGTGTTTGCCTTTGTCTTGCCGCATGCCTATACGGCTTCTTTTTGGATTGGCTACGGGACAATTTTGATAGCGCTGATCGGACAGCTTATATGTGCCTACGTTGTTTTTAAAAAGGAGAATCCACAGGCTCGTTTTTATCATATTCCGCTGATTACCATCAGCTTTGGCGGACTGATTGCTTCTTTTGCTATAGGGAGCCTGTGCATGCTGATTTCGGTACTGCCGTACTGGATAGGCACTATTTTATGTGCCCTTGTACTGGCTTTTACCGCCATCTCTGTGATCAAGGCACAGGCAGCGGCAGAGATGGTCTCAGCGATGGATCAAAAGATCAAAGAACAGACCTTTTTAATGCGCGCTCTCACGATGGAAGCCGAGGGCCTAATGGCAGCTGCTGCTTCAGAGGCAGGCCGCAAGGCTTGTCAGAAGGTATACGAGGCTTTTCGGTATGCGGATCCAAAAAGCTGTGAGGAGCTGGCGCCTTTGGAGGACGAAATTAAACAGCGGTTTGCAGAGTTTAAGCTGGCGGCAGGTACGTCAGAGGAGAAAACGGAAGAGGCTGCAGCTGTGCTGCTGAGGGCGGTGGCGCTTAGAAATGAAAAGTGTAAATTATATAAATAGGCAGAGGAAAGAAGGACTACATGGCGATATTTAAGTGCAAGATGTGCGGCGGCGCGCTGGAGGTAGCGGAGAATGAGACGACAGCGGTGTGTGAATATTGCGGGACCAGGCAGACGCTGCCAAGGTTAAATGATGAGGGTAAGGCGAATTTGTATGACCGGGCCAATCATTTTCGGCGGAATAATGAATTTGATAGGGCCATGGGGATTTATGAGCAGATTCTGAATGCGGACCCGGAGGACGCGGAGGCGTATTGGTCGCTGGTGCTGTGCCGCTATGGCATTGAATATGTGGAGGATCCGGATACGCATAAGAGAATCCCTACGGTGAACCGGACGCAGCTTACGTCGATTTTTGCGGATCCGGATTATAAGCAGGCGCTGCAGCATGCGGATGGGATGCAGCGCGAGATGTATGAGGAAGAGGCGAAGGCGATCGATCAGCTGGAAAAGAACATTTTGGCTATCTCAGAGCAGGAGGATTCGTTTGATGTCTTTATTTGTTATAAAGAGACGGATGCGCTGGGCAGTCGTACGCCGGATTCGGTGCTGGCGAATGAGCTGTATCATGAGCTGACCGAGGAAGGCTTCAAAGTGTTTTTTGCCCGCATCACGCTGGAGAATAAGCTGGGGTATGCCTATGAGCCCTATATTTTTGCAGCGCTTAATTCGGCGAAGGTGATGGTAGTCATCGGCACAAAGCCGGAGTATTTTAATGCGCCTTGGGTGAAAAATGAGTGGAGCCGGTATCTGGCGCTGATTAAAAACGGCGCGTCAAAGATGCTGATTCCGGCGTACCGGGATATGGATCCCTATGATCTGCCAGAGGAGTTTGCTCATCTGCAGGCGCAGGATATGGCAAAGCTGGGCTTTATGCAGGATTTGATTCATGGCATTAAAAAGCTGGCGGCAGAGCCGCAAAAAGGGGATGTTAGAAAGCCGGACGCAGTCAGTGCGGCGCCGGGGGCCGCCCCGCTTTTGCGCAGAGCTTTTTTGTTTCTGGAGGATGGGGATTTTGCGAGCGCCGATGAATACTGTGAGAAGGTGCTGGATCTGGAGCCGGAGAATGCGCAGGCTTATTTAGGAAAGCTGCTGTCACGCCTGGAGCTGAGAAAAAAAGAAGAGCTTTCGGGGTGCTGGGAGCCTTTTGATGAGGAGCCAGAGTATCAAAAAATCGTTCGCTTTGGAGACAGTGAGCTACTTGCGATTCTGCAGGGATATATCAATGAGATCACCAAGCGCAATGAAGCGGCTCGGATTGAAAGCATGTATCAGGAGGCAGTCCTTTTGATGAGCAAAGCGAGATGGGAGGATGCCTATCAGGAGGCGGCTCGCAAATTCTCGGAGCTTTCCGGATATAAGGATTCGGAGGCGCGTATACAGGAATGTCTGGATATGGCAGAGATTATGCGCAAGGACAGCATCTATGCGGATGCAATCAGAACGATGAAAGATCGGAGTGTGAGAGCCTGTGATTCGGCCATCCGAAAGCTTGAACTGATCCCAGGATGGAAGGATGCAGATGAAAAGCTTTCGGAATGCCGGATTTTATTGGAAGAGCTGAAAATAAAGGCTGAAGAAGAGCGAAAGGAGCAAGAGCTGAGAAGAGAGCAAATGCGCCGGAGGGAGCTGGAGAAGGCCAAACGGGCTAGGATATTTAAGTGGATCAAGATGGGGGCAGCGATTGCGGTAGGTATAGGAGTGATTTTAAAAATTGTATTATCCTCACAGGCAGTGCAGTACAGCAGGGCGCGGAGCCTGCAGGAAGATGGCCGATATGAAGAGGCAGCGGAGAAATATCTGGCGCTCACGGGCTATAAGGATGCGGCCGATCAAGCGGAAAACTGCTATAAAGAGCTGTATGGAGCAGCCTATGATAAACTGAGAAAGCTAGTCCCGGGCGCCACCTATCGGTTTGGAACGTATAACCAGCTGAATGACGCCAATGAAAAACAAAAAATTGAGTGGATTGTGCTGGAAAAGGAAGGGCGCAATCTGTTGCTGGTAAGCAAATATGCATTAGATGTACAGCCGTATCATACAGAAAGGACGGAGGAGCCGATATCGTGGGAGGAGTGCTCTTTGCGGCAGTGGCTGAATACGGTTTTTATCGAAACGGCTTTTGATGAAAAGGAGCGCGAATTTATTTTAGGCACTAAAGTCGTGCAGGAACGCGAACGGAATACATTTGATTGGATCTTTTTATTGAGCGAAAGTGAAGTTCAGCAGTACTGGAAGGAAAAAATATTGAAAGGGAGCCTAGAAACGCCTTATACGGAAGCGCTGAATATCTACTGCATAGGACGGCATGTGGAGTGGTGGCTTCGTACGCCGGGCAAGGACCGGGGCTGTAAGATGCTGGCCTATAATGATATAGACATTTTAGAGAGAGGACAGCCGGTTGATTATAGCCGAGGCGGCGTTCGCCCAGCTATGTGGGTTACGTTTAGCGCCGAATAAACCGTATTTTATAGCATTTCCGCGAGCGGCGGCTAAAGGGGGA
This genomic interval from Lachnospiraceae bacterium contains the following:
- a CDS encoding TIR domain-containing protein, which codes for MAIFKCKMCGGALEVAENETTAVCEYCGTRQTLPRLNDEGKANLYDRANHFRRNNEFDRAMGIYEQILNADPEDAEAYWSLVLCRYGIEYVEDPDTHKRIPTVNRTQLTSIFADPDYKQALQHADGMQREMYEEEAKAIDQLEKNILAISEQEDSFDVFICYKETDALGSRTPDSVLANELYHELTEEGFKVFFARITLENKLGYAYEPYIFAALNSAKVMVVIGTKPEYFNAPWVKNEWSRYLALIKNGASKMLIPAYRDMDPYDLPEEFAHLQAQDMAKLGFMQDLIHGIKKLAAEPQKGDVRKPDAVSAAPGAAPLLRRAFLFLEDGDFASADEYCEKVLDLEPENAQAYLGKLLSRLELRKKEELSGCWEPFDEEPEYQKIVRFGDSELLAILQGYINEITKRNEAARIESMYQEAVLLMSKARWEDAYQEAARKFSELSGYKDSEARIQECLDMAEIMRKDSIYADAIRTMKDRSVRACDSAIRKLELIPGWKDADEKLSECRILLEELKIKAEEERKEQELRREQMRRRELEKAKRARIFKWIKMGAAIAVGIGVILKIVLSSQAVQYSRARSLQEDGRYEEAAEKYLALTGYKDAADQAENCYKELYGAAYDKLRKLVPGATYRFGTYNQLNDANEKQKIEWIVLEKEGRNLLLVSKYALDVQPYHTERTEEPISWEECSLRQWLNTVFIETAFDEKEREFILGTKVVQERERNTFDWIFLLSESEVQQYWKEKILKGSLETPYTEALNIYCIGRHVEWWLRTPGKDRGCKMLAYNDIDILERGQPVDYSRGGVRPAMWVTFSAE